CAATGGTGTCTGTCGGAGCATATACCCGTCGTATGCAGGAAATTGACCCACAAAAACCTGTGTGGATGGTTATTCAGGGATTTGATTGGGGTATGTTGCAAGGGGATGTATATGAACGCAGTGGCAGTGAACAGAAAGGATTTCGACCGCCGACGCTTAATGAAATTCGTTTTATGGGTTTTGATTGTATTGTAAATGGGGCGAGAGGTATTTTGTTCTGGGGGACGCATTATGTTCCGCGGGATATGAAATTGTGGGCTGATTTGATAACTTTTGCAAAAGAAATCAAATCTCTTCAATCGGTGCTTTCCGCTGAAGATAGTACCCAACCTGTGAATATAACACAGGATGAAATATTTGGCTCTGGGGACCGGGGTGTGCTGGCTCTGGTGAAAGTGTATCAACAGAAACCGTGGATTTTACTTGTTAACGAATGGCATGAATGTGGGATTCGTTATCACTTAAATTCTCCTTGCTTATCCTCAGGTCAAAAATATCGTGAGTATTACACGCAAACGGAAGTGGAAGTAAAAGACAATACCCTGACCTATGGTATTGAACCTCAGGGTGTTCAGGTCTGGCAACCTATGGAATAGGATTTGTGATAGAGGAAAAGACTATTTCTGGGTGATTTTTCCGTCGGGGGTTTGATATTTATGCCCTTGCTGGAGGTATGAAATTCGGGCACGATAAAAGGCATCTTGAATAGCCGATAAGGATTTGGGTGGATAATTATTGGCTTTAATAATACCTTCGTAAAGAGCCCAACGGTCGCTATTTTCTCCCATTACAACCAACGCATTTTTATCACGCTGTTGACGATTTGTACTTCTTTTATACAAACTATTTCGCTGGATAGCAATCAGACCGCCATTTTGTTCATAAACAAAGCCTTTATCAAGAAGGTCTTTTATTAGTTCATGACGGACCGCACGGGTGCGGATGGCTTGTTTTATTTGAGGTGTATCTAAGTTGATGCCAAGGTTTGACAAATTCGGCTCGTGTTCACCGGCCCAGATTTTTTCTTCAATGTATTGAGCGGCTTTTAATAGTTCTTCTTGAGGAAGAGCAGAATAGTCCGGCGCAACACGGATAAAGGAATGAAGCGTTCCGCAAGAAGTTAGCATTGCAATAAACAGGCATAGGATAGTAGTTGTTAAAATAGACTTTTTAGAAAACATTTTACCTTCTCCTTCTTTTAGGATGGATTGATTTTTTTTGAAGCGATAATCATATTTTTGCCTTTCCGTTTTGCCTGGTAAAGGCATTGGTCTGCAATACGAAGTAAGTCCTCTACGGATAGGGTTTCATTCTGCACAACTTCTACAACGCCACCGCTCATTGTAATTTTAACACTTTTGCCCATGTATTCAAAAGGTCGGTCTTCAATAACTTTTCGTATTCGTTCTGCCTGAATATAGGCACCTTCAATAGAAGTTTGCGGCATGATGACGATAAATTCCTCACCTCCATACCTTGCAACAATATCCGTGCGTCGGATTGTCTGTAGCATTCGTGTTGCGATTTCTTTTAATACCGCATCGCCGAATAGGTGTCCATGGGTATCATTACATTTTTTAAAGTCATCTATATCAAACAGGGCACAGGATAGGGGAACATTATACCTTAAACTTCGCAATATTTCTTCTTCCAATCGTTCACGGAAAAAGCGGTGATTATAAATACCTGTTAAACCATCTGTTATTGCAAGTTTTTGTAGTGTTTTATTTGCTTGTTGAACGGACTCGAATAATTGGGCACGCTCTAAAGCACTACCAGCCGCATTGGTTACGATTTCAAAGAAATTTATCTCGCGTAGTGTAAATCCTGTTTCTTTACGCACAGCGCGAAGTAATAACGAACCTACCTCCGGGTCATTCAAAACAATAGGTATAACTAATATGGAATTAATTCCTTTTTGAATGAGGGAATCCAGACAGGGTTTCATCAAGGGGTCATTCTGAACATTATTAATAACTACTTTATCACCGATGGATAAGGCTTTTTTAATTTCCGGGTATTTGCTTAAAGGAACTGTCATATCGTAGAGATTTGCATCATCGTGAGAAGCCAGGACATGTACCATATCTTCCTGACCCCAGATACGCACTATAGAACAGCGGTCGGATTTGACTATTTTAGATATTTGTTCAACAAAAACATAAAGAACATCATGAGCACGTTTTTTGGAAGAAATTACCTTCAATATTTCCAGCACTGTTGCCAGTTCGCTTTTATCCATTTCTACCAATGATTCATGTCCCGAGAGCATTTCTGTTTGAACGGACATGATACGGGTAGTTATTTCTGTAATTTTATCTAAGTCCTCTTTGTAAGAACGAAACTGTTCGAGGAGGGATGGCGCAAAAAGATGAAGTAGGTGCTGGATATAAACACGGTGATAGGACCAACCCCCATCGAAATTACCATTACCATTCGTGTCCATTCTTTTTATGATTGTTCCAATAAAAGAAATGGCAATGTTAGAAGAAACGATAATAAAAAGTCGGTCTGCATTTTGAAAATAGGGTGGAGGATTATGTGTTTCTACAGGAATGTCCCAATGAGATGGGGATAATCCTAAAACAATCATTTTATTAATATTCGGTAGAAAATTATCAATCTCCTTTAACTGCTGCAAAGTTTCTGCATCACTGATAACAATGAGGTCATTTCCTCCAAAACGACCAATTCTACTCAATGCTTCATCGCAAAGGGTATAAAAAAGGGTTGCGTTGTTGATAGGAATAAGGGCATGGTGAGGGGGGAATGATTGGAATTCGGAAGAAAAAATCCGCTCTTTTAAGGTTGTATTTTCTATATTGTTATCCATTTCCCTTCTTATCCTATTGCTCCATTATGAAATCGTTTTCGTTTTATTTTTTGACCTCTGAAGGTGGATTTGCAGTTGCCTCATTATTTTCAGGAATACTATCTACCTGAGCCAGAGGATAGACATCTTTAAAATTTACTTCTTCTTTGATAATAACAGGGGTTGAACGAACAATCAAATCGTATATTTCCTCTACTTCTTCCGGATAGAACCGCACACAGCCGTTTGAAGAGTAGGTGCCGATAGTTTCTGGTGCAATAGTCCCATGAAGTCCTAAATCTGTAGGAAGTCCCGGTTCAGACGGCACTAAAGGCATCCATCGTGTTCCCAATTCATTTCTTGGGTCGCCTGCGGGGATAGGACCTTCGCCGGGTTTGAACCATGTAGGATTTTTTTGTTTGTTCCCAATCTTGTAAGAGCCTAAGCTTGTTTCATGTCCGGGCTTTCCAAGACCAACCTTGTATCGTTTAAATATTCCCTGTTCATCTACTAAAAAAGCCCGACACTTTGACCGTTCTACAAGGAGCCGAAAATCTTTGGGTGTGTATTTTAATGTCTGGTTTAAACGGAGTCTTGTGTTTTCATCCAATTGATTGGCACGAGATAGCATACCGACAGGTGTGTTTAATTTTGCCCCGATACTGATTAAAGAATCTCCCTGTTGAACAGTGTAAACTTTACTTTCTGGTGTGGGTGTACTGGAAAAGATAAGTTCCACATTTAATTTTCCTAATAAATCTAATGATTCATTCCAGATATCCGAATTCCATTCTGCATCTATTACAGCCTTCTGGGCGAGGTCGCGTGCTTTAATCTTTTCATTCCCTTGTTCCTCTATTCGGGCTAAACCTAAATATCCATAAACACGATTTCCACGAGAAGCACGGTCAATTATGTCTTGATAAATAGAACGAGCCACATCCTTTTTCCCGATTGCCTCAGCAAGTTGAGCATAACGATATTTTAAGTAATGTATCCGTGTGCTATTTTCACATTTCTGTAATGCTTCTTCTGCTACGGTAAAAGCATCGTTTGTCTTTTCATTTTTGAGTTCCAACTCTATCCATAGTAGATATGCTTCTACCAGATTTTCTACCTGTTTTTCTTTCTTAACATAATTCTTTAACTCGGAACGCAAATCGTCGAAACGACCTTCCTCAAACATTTTTTTGAATTGTTCAAGGGCATTTTCTGCTTTTTCGGTGGATGAAGTGGGAAGAAGTTTTTCTACAATTTTTCCTTTAGAAATGAGATTGGAAGAGGTGTATAAAAACCGATAGATAATATATCCCGCTATGAGGAGTAGCATAACTCCGATAAAAATGCGGAGTAATGTTCTATCCGAATTCTTTTTTGATGAAAAGTATTGTTTGGGCATAGTTTTCTAAATTCTCGATTCAGTTGCTCGTTTTAAGTCTAATAATAATTCTGTCATGGATTGATAACGATGTTCTATTTTACGGCGAAGTGATTTTAAGATAATACGGTCCAGTGCAGGAGTAATTTGAGGATTATGAGTGGAAGGAGGAACAAATTTATAATTGGGGTCTACTAACTGACGGGTTATAATTTTTGCGTCATTTCCTTCACAGGGATGTTTGCCGGAAAAGAGTTCATACATCGTTAGACCGAAAGAGAAAATATCGGAACGGGGGTCTAAATTCTTCTTCAATATCTGTTCAGGAGACATGTAAAGGCGTGTTCCGCCAGTTTCTTTCATAAGCCAGCCTTTCCATGTCGCATTTGTTTTGGACAGTCCGAAATCCACGATTTTAACCTGCTTCCCATCTTTAGAAAACAAGAAATTGGCAGGCTTAACATCCCGATGGACTATTCCATGTTGATGAAGGTAATCCAGTCCATGGCAAAGTTTAATACATATATCTATCATCTGGCGGATGTTTAAGTCACGCTCTGTAATATGTTTTTTCAGATTGTAACCATCGATAAACTCCATAATAATACAACGGCGTGTCCTACCTGCTACATCAATGGCTTCATGTATGTTTTTATCCATACGGATAATATTCGGGTGGTTTAGTGATGCGGCTATCATTACTTCTCTGCCTAAGAAATCTTGCTTCCGTCGTTTTGGGTCCTCATCGAAACGGGGGTCAAGCACTTTGACTGCTACTGTTAAATCTTTGCTTCGGTCTATAGCCTTATACACAGTTCCCATACCACCCGTTCCGATAGGTGCTAAGATTTCATACGGACCTACCTGACGAATTTCGAGTTCCGACCGATTGGGGTCGTCAAACTCTGAGGCGACTGACTGTGATGATACATCGTTTTTCTTTTTTTTAAAAATCCAGAACATTACCCCTCTCAACTCTTAATATATTTGATATTTTCATATTAATCATACCACAAAACCCCAATTAAAGTTAAGTCAATTTTATGCTGTTTTCCATTGTTGAACTCCCGTCGCAGGAACAGGGACTTCGTTGAGAATTTCTTTCAATACGGAAGAAACCGTTACTTTTCTTAATCTGCTTTCCGGATTTAAAATAAGACGATGTTCTAAAACTGGAAAAACAAGGGATTTAACATCGTCGGGAATAACATATCCTCTACCTAATACGGCGGCATATCCCTGACAACAGCGAAACAACATCAGAGATGCACGGGGACTTGCCCCCAACATTAAATGTGTATGGTCTCGTGTTCGTGCAATGATACGCAACATATATTCCCTTACTTTAGGGTGAATGAAAATATCACGCACTTTTGCCTGCATTTGAATAATGGTTTGGGGGTCTGTTACGGGTTTTAAATTTTCGATAGGATGGGCTAATCGTAATCGCTCTAACATATCCAGTTCTGCAATCATACTCGGATATCCCATGGATAGTTTTATCATAAATCGGTCTAACTGGGCTTCAGGTAAGGGAAATGTTCCCTCATGTTCTACGGGATTTTGAGTGGCAAATACAATAAAAGGTTTGTTCAGGATATAGGTTTTCCCATCTACGGATACCTGCCCTTCCGCCATTGCTTCTAATAGAGCGGATTGTGTTCGAGGTGTTGCCCGATTAATTTCATCTGCAACAATTACTTGATTGAAAATAGGTCCCGGACGAAACTCAAAATTTTGTGTGGATTGGTTAAATATAGATACCCCTGTTACATCGGTCGGTAATAAGTCGGGTGTGCATTGTATTCGTGTATAGGAACAACCACTTGAAATGGCTAAAGAGCGTGCTAACATAGTCTTTGCAACACCGGGAACATCTTCTAATAAAACATGTCCGCCTGCTAAAAAAGCACCCAGAGCCGTTCGGACAACATGGCTTTTATCCAATACGACTGTCTCGATATTCTGGACTAAATCTTTGACAACATCCCGAAATTGTCCCGCCATAAAAATCCTGCCATTAAAATTTTATTGCTGAAAATAAATTTGAATGATATTATATATAATATGGATATAAAATGAAAAGATAGGAATAAATATTATGAGTGGCGTCATGAAACAGAAAATTTACATTATCAGTTGGTTATGTTCTACCGCATTTTGTTTTTTATCAATAGCGGATACTTTAGTTGCCCGTGAGAAAACCTATCAAGATGTATATATTATGGAAGGACTTCATTCGTATTATATACTTTTGCCAGAGACAGGAACTATCGAAAGTGTTTTGAAGAAAGATATTGATGATGATTCGCTCATTTTTGATAAGCCCGAAAGGAGGATGGCTTTGAAAAAACAATGGGATGAAAAGCAGTCGGTTCCTATGAAATTATCAAGGGGAGAGGAAGAAATATCAGGGAATAAAGGGAATGAAGATACTTATATAAAACCTACATCGAAACCGTCAGTCTTTGTTTTGAAACGGAAGGGCAATGCTTCCCAAAATTATAATTCGAACAGCGATTATTATTCTCCCAGAAGTGATATGACCTATGCTATGCCCGGAACCGCATATTCATCAAATATTTCCAATCGCAGGATAGATAGTAAGGCATACGGACTTTATAATACACAGGGTATGGATAGTCTTCCCAAAGTTGTATTGAGAAATCCACCTGTTTCAGGTAGGGGTTATTTATCAGGGGAAAATAGGATAAATTATGGTGCGAATGCTTTTATGGGTGGAGGGGTAGGAAGGATGCCTATGGGATATGGTGGTGGAATGGGTATGTTTAACGATGTGACGGTTATAAGTAATATATCTGATTTATTTTCGACTATTGATGACCGTCTTGTTGGGGAGTTTGGAGCAATACGAATAGTTCCTTCGTCAGGGAATTTGTTGGGTAATCGTAGATAAAGAATGGGACGGATGGGACGGATGGGACGGATGGGACACATGGGACACATGGGACGGATGAGACACATGGGAGAGATAAAGCAAGGGAAGAAATGGGACGGATGAGGGAAAGGGGAAAAATGGGACGCATGAGATAGAGAGGAGGGATGGAACAGATGAGACGGATGGGAGAGATGAGGCGAAGGGGANNNNNNNNNNNNNNNNNNNNNNNNNNNNNNNNNNNNNNNNNNNNNNNNNNNNNNNNNNNNNNNNNNNNNNNNNNNNNNNNNNNNNNNNNNNNNNNNNNNNATGAGATAGAGAGGAGGGATGGAACAGATGAGACGGATGAGGTAAAGGGAAGAAATGGGACGGATGAGACAGATGAGGCGAAGGGGAGAAATGGGAGAGATAAGACAGATGGGATGAATAAAGTCTTTTATCTTTGTCTTATCCGTCCCCTTCCATTAGTGGGGGTGAACAAAAACTTTTCCCATTTGTCTCATCGGTCTCATCCGTCCCATGTGTCCCATTCCATTAGTGGTGACGGATAAAGCATTTTGTTCTAAGCAACTCTTAGTGGGGGTGAACAAAAACTTTTCCCATTTGTCTCATCGGTCCCATTTGTCTCATCGGTCTCATCCGTCCCATGTGTCCCATTCCATTAGTGGTGACGGATAAAGCATTTTGTTCTAAGCAACTCTTTTCAAGGATTTCGGTTATTATTTGGGTATTGAACTAAATAGTCTGTTCAAGATAAAAGGTTCTTTGGGAGCAAAACGAGTTTTCATCTGAATTTGGCTAACGGCAAAAC
This region of Candidatus Hydrogenedens sp. genomic DNA includes:
- a CDS encoding DUF1318 domain-containing protein; amino-acid sequence: MFSKKSILTTTILCLFIAMLTSCGTLHSFIRVAPDYSALPQEELLKAAQYIEEKIWAGEHEPNLSNLGINLDTPQIKQAIRTRAVRHELIKDLLDKGFVYEQNGGLIAIQRNSLYKRSTNRQQRDKNALVVMGENSDRWALYEGIIKANNYPPKSLSAIQDAFYRARISYLQQGHKYQTPDGKITQK
- a CDS encoding sensor domain-containing diguanylate cyclase, encoding MDNNIENTTLKERIFSSEFQSFPPHHALIPINNATLFYTLCDEALSRIGRFGGNDLIVISDAETLQQLKEIDNFLPNINKMIVLGLSPSHWDIPVETHNPPPYFQNADRLFIIVSSNIAISFIGTIIKRMDTNGNGNFDGGWSYHRVYIQHLLHLFAPSLLEQFRSYKEDLDKITEITTRIMSVQTEMLSGHESLVEMDKSELATVLEILKVISSKKRAHDVLYVFVEQISKIVKSDRCSIVRIWGQEDMVHVLASHDDANLYDMTVPLSKYPEIKKALSIGDKVVINNVQNDPLMKPCLDSLIQKGINSILVIPIVLNDPEVGSLLLRAVRKETGFTLREINFFEIVTNAAGSALERAQLFESVQQANKTLQKLAITDGLTGIYNHRFFRERLEEEILRSLRYNVPLSCALFDIDDFKKCNDTHGHLFGDAVLKEIATRMLQTIRRTDIVARYGGEEFIVIMPQTSIEGAYIQAERIRKVIEDRPFEYMGKSVKITMSGGVVEVVQNETLSVEDLLRIADQCLYQAKRKGKNMIIASKKINPS
- a CDS encoding L,D-transpeptidase family protein yields the protein MPKQYFSSKKNSDRTLLRIFIGVMLLLIAGYIIYRFLYTSSNLISKGKIVEKLLPTSSTEKAENALEQFKKMFEEGRFDDLRSELKNYVKKEKQVENLVEAYLLWIELELKNEKTNDAFTVAEEALQKCENSTRIHYLKYRYAQLAEAIGKKDVARSIYQDIIDRASRGNRVYGYLGLARIEEQGNEKIKARDLAQKAVIDAEWNSDIWNESLDLLGKLNVELIFSSTPTPESKVYTVQQGDSLISIGAKLNTPVGMLSRANQLDENTRLRLNQTLKYTPKDFRLLVERSKCRAFLVDEQGIFKRYKVGLGKPGHETSLGSYKIGNKQKNPTWFKPGEGPIPAGDPRNELGTRWMPLVPSEPGLPTDLGLHGTIAPETIGTYSSNGCVRFYPEEVEEIYDLIVRSTPVIIKEEVNFKDVYPLAQVDSIPENNEATANPPSEVKK
- a CDS encoding serine/threonine-protein kinase, with translation MFWIFKKKKNDVSSQSVASEFDDPNRSELEIRQVGPYEILAPIGTGGMGTVYKAIDRSKDLTVAVKVLDPRFDEDPKRRKQDFLGREVMIAASLNHPNIIRMDKNIHEAIDVAGRTRRCIIMEFIDGYNLKKHITERDLNIRQMIDICIKLCHGLDYLHQHGIVHRDVKPANFLFSKDGKQVKIVDFGLSKTNATWKGWLMKETGGTRLYMSPEQILKKNLDPRSDIFSFGLTMYELFSGKHPCEGNDAKIITRQLVDPNYKFVPPSTHNPQITPALDRIILKSLRRKIEHRYQSMTELLLDLKRATESRI
- a CDS encoding MoxR family ATPase produces the protein MAGQFRDVVKDLVQNIETVVLDKSHVVRTALGAFLAGGHVLLEDVPGVAKTMLARSLAISSGCSYTRIQCTPDLLPTDVTGVSIFNQSTQNFEFRPGPIFNQVIVADEINRATPRTQSALLEAMAEGQVSVDGKTYILNKPFIVFATQNPVEHEGTFPLPEAQLDRFMIKLSMGYPSMIAELDMLERLRLAHPIENLKPVTDPQTIIQMQAKVRDIFIHPKVREYMLRIIARTRDHTHLMLGASPRASLMLFRCCQGYAAVLGRGYVIPDDVKSLVFPVLEHRLILNPESRLRKVTVSSVLKEILNEVPVPATGVQQWKTA